GCTGGACGAACTCCGCCGGAGGGGAGCGGAGTTCGACAAGCCGCTGGCGATCGTCAACTTCGGCGACGAGGAAGGCGCCCGTTTCGGCCTGGCCTGCGTCGGCTCCCGGCTCGCCGCCGGGGCGCTGACCACCGAGGCCGCGCACCGGCTGCGCGACGGCGACGGCATCACCCTCCCGCAGGCCATGGAGCGCGCCGGATACGACCCCGAGGCCATCGGCCCGGACCCCGAACGGCTCGCCCGGATCGGCGCGTTCGTCGAACTCCACGTCGAGCAGGGCCGCGCCCTGGACCTCTCCGGCGACCCGGTCGGCATCGCCTCCGCCATCTGGCCGCACGGCCGCTGGCGGTTCGACTTCCACGGCGAGGCCAACCACGCCGGCACCACCCGGCTCGACGACCGCCGGGACCCGATGCTCAGCTACGCGGCGACAGTGCTCGCCGCCCGCGAGCAGGCCCGGCTGGCCGGGGCCCTGGCCACCTTCGGGAAGATCAGCGTGGAGCCGAACGGCGTCAACGCCATTCCCTCGCTGGTCCGCGGCTGGCTGGACTCCCGCGCCGCCGACCAGGACACCCTCGACACCGTGATCACCGGGATCGAGCGGGCCGCCGCCGAGCGCGCCGCCCGCGACGGGGTGGACCTGACCGTCGTCCGCGAATCCTTCACCCCCGTCGTGGAGTTCCAGCACGCCCTGCGGGACGAGCTGAGCGCGATCCTCGGCAAAACGGGGGAGCGGGCCGTGCCCGTCCTGGGCACCGGAGCCGGGCACGACGCCGGTATTTTGTCCGGAACCGTCCCCACCGCGATGCTGTTCGTCCGCAACCCCACCGGCGTCTCGCACTCACCCGCCGAAGCGGCGGACGAGGACGACTGCGTCGCCGGGGTCACCGCACTCGCCGACGTACTGGAGGGGCTGGCGTGCCGCTGACGCCGCAGGCAACACCGACGACGTACTGGCTCGAACACGCCTGGCTCGGCACCCATGTCGAGCCGGGCGTGGCCGTGGACACCGCGGACGGGCGGATCACCGCCGTCCGTACCGGGGCGGACACCCCGCCGCCCGGCGCCACCGCGCTGCGCGGCCTGACCCTCCCCGGCCTCGCCAACGCCCACTCGCACGCCTTCCACCGCGCCTTGCGCGCCACCGTCCAGGTCGGCACCGGCACCTTCTGGACCTGGCGCGAGATCATGTACAGCGTCGCCGGCCGGCTGACCCCCGACACCTATTACGCCCTCGCCCGCGCCGCCTACGCCGAGATGGCGCTGGCCGGCATCACCTGCGTCGGCGAATTCCACTACCTGCACCACGCGCCCGGCGGCACCCGCTACAGCGACCCCAACGCCATGGGCGAGGCGCTGCTCTCCGCCGCCGCCGAGGCCGGTATCCGCATCACCCTCCTCGACACGGCCTATCTCTCGGCCGGCTTCGGCGCCCCGCCCAACCACCACCAGCTGCGCTTCTCCGACGGCACCGCCGACCGCTGGGCCGAGCGCGCCGACGCCCTCAAGGAGCGCGCGCACGCCCGCATCGGCGCCGCCATCCACTCCGTACGCGCCGTCCCCGCCGACCAGCTCGGCGCCGTCGCGGACTGGGCCCGCGCACGGCAGGCCCCCCTGCACGTCCACCTCTCGGAGCAGACCGCCGAGAACGACGCCTGCCGGGACGCCCACGGCGTCACCCCCACGCGACTGTTGGCCGACCGCGGAGTGCTGGGCCCGCGCACCACCGCCGTGCACGCCACCCACCTCACCGATGAGGACATCACGCTCCTCGGCGACTCCCACACGGGCGTGTGCATGTGCCCCACCACCGAACGCGACCTCGCCGACGGCATCGGCCCGGCCGCTCAGCTCCAGGGCCGCGGCAGCCCGCTCTCCCTCGGCAGCGACAGCCACGCCGTCATCGACCTGCTCGAAGAGGCCCGCGCCATGGAGCTCGACGAACGGCTGCGCACCCGCACCCGCGGGCACTGGACGGCCGCCGCCCTGCTGCGCGCCGCGTCCGCCGACGGACACGCCGCCCTGGGCTGGGACGACGCCGGAACCCTCGAAGCCGGGGCGCTCGCCGACCTCACCACGATCGCACTGGACTCCGTACGCACCGCCGGACCACTGCCCCGGCTGGCCGCCGAAACGGCCGTATTCGCCGCCTCCGCGGCGGACGTACGACACACCATCGTCGGCGGCCGGCAGATCGTCCGGGACGGTGTGCACACTCTTGTCCCCGACGTACCCACCGCCCTCGCCGCATCCATCGCCGCGGTACGCGGCTGAAGGAGAACACCCCCGCGATGACGACGACCTCAGCGCCGACCACCGCCATCACCCACATCGCCCAGCTCGTCACCAACGACCCCTCCCTCGGCGAAGGCCCCCTCGGCCTGATCCAGGACGCGGCGGTCGTCATCGACGGCGACCGCATCGCCTGGGTCGGTCCCTCCAGCAAAGCACCCGCCACCGACAACGCCGTCGACGCCGGCGGCCGCGCCGCCATCCCCGGCTTCGTCGACTCCCACTCCCACCTGGTCTTCGCCGGTGACCGTACCGCGGAGTTCAACGCCCGGATGTCCGGCCGCCCTTACTCCGCCGGCGGCATCCGCACCACCGTCGCCGCCACCCGCGCCGCCACCGACGAGGCCCTGCACGCCAACATCGCCCGCTACCTCGCCGAGGCGCTCCGCCAGGGCACCACCACCCAGGAGACCAAGTCCGGCTACGGGCTGACCGTCGAGGACGAGGCCCGCGCGCTGCGCATCGCCGCCGAGCACACCGACGAGGTCACCTTCCTCGGCGCGCACATCGTCTCGCCCGACTACGCCGACGACCCGGCCGGCTACGTCGACCTCGTCACCGGCCCGATGCTGGACGCCTGCGCCCCGCACGCCCGTTGGGTCGACGTCTTCTGCGAGAAGGGCGCCTTCGACGGCGACCAGGCCCGCGCCGTCCTCACCGCGGGCAAGGCCAAGGGCCTGGTGCCCCGGGTGCACGCCAACCAGCTCGGCCACGGCCCCGGCGTCCAGCTCGCCGTCGAACTCGGCGCCGCCTCCGCCGACCACTGCACCCACCTCAGCCCGGCCGACATCGACGCCCTCGCGCAGTCCGACACCGTCGCCACCCTGCTCCCGGGCGCCGAGTTCTCCACCCGCGCCCGGTGGCCCGACGCCCGTCCGCTGCTCGACGCCGGCGCCACCGTCGCCCTGTCCACGGACTGCAACCCCGGCTCGTCCTTCACGAGTTCGATGCCGTTCTGCATCGCGCTGGCCGTCCGCGACATGGGAATGACGCCCGACGAGGCCGTGTGGGCAGCCACCGCGGGCGGCGCCCGCGCACTGCGCCGCACGGACGTCGGCCGGATCACCCCCGGCGCCCGCGCCGACCTCGCCCTCCTGGACGCGCCCTCGCACGTCCACCTCGCCTACCGGCCGGGCGTCCCGCTCGTCTCCGCGGTGTGGCACAAGGGCGTTCTCGCCTGACGACGGTCACCGGGCGGTCCGCGCGCCCCGGTTGCCGGACCCTGCTGCGAGCATGGGGTCATGAGCAACGGGGTGAGGGGGCCGTCCGACGCCGTGACGGACGATCCTGCGCGGTGGGCGGCCGTCGACCGGCCGGCGGTGCGCGCGCACTTCGATGCCACGGCCGGGGCGCACAGCGTCTGGCGTGAGGTGTTCGAGCAGGCCGAGGCGATCTTCGGGGGCGCGGAGGTGCCGCCTGCCGAGTTCGCGTCCTGGCTGCATTTCGCGGCGACGGTGCTGGGACACGACGCGTACGCCGCGCGGATCGCGGCCGCCGAGCCGGGCATGCCGTGGCGGACGGTGTGGGCATGGTGGCGGCCGGCGGGACGGTGCGTGGCGCAGCCCGAGCGGCTGACCGAGTACGAGGCGGCGTTCTACGAGTGCGGCGGCCGGACGCTGCTGCACGTCGAGACCGCGGACGACTCCGGGCTCCTGCTGGATCTGGAGACCGGCATACGGGTCCCGGCGCCGTCCGCCGCAGACGTCAGTCCTTCGGCGCCGCCCCGCCGTTGTGGGGGCGACGGCGAGGCTCTCGGCGACTTCCGGCTGTCCGCACCCGAGGCCTGGGCCTACGCCGACCCGCTCCCCGCCCCGGACGGCAGGACATGGCATCTGGTCCAGCACGATGCCCATGGGCTCGCGCTCCTGGAAACGGACCCGGTGGTGCTGCGTGACTGGCCGCGCGGCGGGATCGACCACACCTCGGCCGAGGAGGGCATGCCGGGGCGGGTGCCGTTTCTCCCGCCGTCCGCGGAGCCGCTGACCGCCTCGCGGGTCGACGCGGCCTTCGCGCCGGCCCCGGTGGTCCGGTTCCCCGAGGAGGCGCTGCCCGCCGGTCTCCGCGATTCCGCCGCCCGCGCCTTTCTGCGCGAGGTCGGTCTGCCGAGGCAATGGCGCTCCTACAAGGCCGACTTCGTGCTGCGCCCGGACGACGAGCCGGCCGAGGTGGACGAGAGCGCGGTGGCCGGGGTGCGGCTGCCGGACGGGACGGTGGCGGCGGATCTGTTGGCCTCGGCCGCTCCGTCCACGGTGCGCTGTATCTGCACCGCCATGACGGGACGGTGCACATCGCCGCGTCGTCGGCGGAGCTCGGCGAACCGGGCCCGGTCTTGGTGGAGTTGGCGCCCGGCCTGGAGGTCTTCACCGTTGTCTGGAGGCCGTGCGCCGGTATCTGAGCGCCGTGTCGGCCCCCTATCCGGGGGAGCCGGACATGACCGAGGTGTTCGCCGCGGAGATGGACGCGCTCGCGCCGGGACTGCTCGACCCGGAGACTCCCCGGGGGGTGCTGTGGAGCCACTTCACCTGGGCCCTCACCGAGTGGGACGGTGACCTCTTCTGGCTGCCGTAGCGGGGCCCGGCAAAACGGCCCGGCCACAGCGGAGGAGGGCCCGTCCCGAGCGATCCCGGGGCAGGCCCTCCTCCGCGCGGGCGGCTGCCGGCCGTGGCCGGCAGGGACCGCGGGGTCCTCACTCCTCGATCATGAGCCCCTTGCGGAGCCGCACGAGGGTGCGGGAGAGCAGACGGGAGACATGCATCTGGGAGATGCCCAGCTCCTCGCCGATCTCGGACTGCGTCATATTGGCGACGAAGCGCAGCGAGAGGATCTTGCGGTCACGCGGCGGGAGTTCGGCGATCAGCGGCTTGAGGGACTCCACGTACTCGATGCCTTCGAGACCGTGGTCCTCGTAGCCGATGCGGTCCGCCAGCGCGCCTTCGCTGTCGTCCTCCTCGGGCTGGGCGTCCAGCGAGCTCGCGGTGTACGCGTTGCTCGCGGCCATCCCCTCGACGACCTCGTCACGGCTGATGTCGAGCCGCGCGGCGAGTTCGTGCACCGTGGGGGCGCGGTCCAGCTTCTGCGCGAGTTCGTCGCCCGCCTTGGCGAGGTCCAGACGCAGTTCCTGCAGACGCCTCGGGACCCGCACCGACCAGCTGGTGTCACGGAAGAAGCGCTTGATCTCGCCGACGATGGTCGGCATGGCGAACGTCGGGAACTCCACGCCACGGCTGAGTTCGAAGCGGTCGATCGCCTTGATCAGGCCGATCGTGCCGACCTGGACGATGTCCTCCATGGGCTCACTGCGCGAGCGGAACCGGGAGGCCGCGAACTTCACCAGAGCGAGATTGAGCTCGACCAGGGTGTTGCGGACGTACGCGAATTCGTGCGTGCCTTCCTCGAGCGTTTCGAGCCGCTCGAAGAGGGTCTTGGACAGAGCCCTCGCGTCCACCGGGCCCACCTCGTCGAACGGCGGGATCTCGGGCAGATCGTCGACCTCAGTCATCTCTGCCAGATCTGATTCGACAGGCAGTGACTGGGCAGGGATCTGTCCGGTCGGGTCGGACGGGGGTGTCGACGATGCGGACTGCCGGGTGTCGTCGGTGCGCAGTTCGTCGAGCCGGGGTGACATGGTCTCCTCCATCGTTCTCGGCATATGGCTGCCGATGCCTCTACGTGAAGCTGCGGTGTGCGGCGCCTCCAAAGCCGGCCGTTTCGGATGTGTGCTTCTACGCCTACCTGGCTTTGCCTGAAGATGGCAAGTGCGTGTTGTCCATATATTGGGCAATATGCGGATTGTTCAGCTACCGACAGACGACAGGAAGGCGTAGGGTTCGACCAGCGCAGTCGTAAGCAAACAGTCGTCTAGACAGCAAGAGGGGTGCGCGCGCATGGACCGCGGGACGGTCGGCAGTGCAAGCCGGGGCCGGCTTCACGTCGAGATCCGCCATCACGGCGCCAGCGCGGTGGTGACGGTCTCCGGTGAGCTGGATCACCACACGGCGGATCTGTTGCGTGAGTCACTGGAAGGCTGTGTGGACGACGGCTATGCACGCCTGGTGGTGGACTGCTCACCCCTTGAGTTCATGGACTCCACCGGTCTCAATGTTCTGCTCGGCGCGCGCCTGAAGGCGGAGGCCGAGGGGGGCGGGGTGCACTTGGCGGGGATGCAGCCGGTGGTTGCCCGGGTCTTCGAGATCACGGGCGCCGAGGCGGTCTTCACGGTGCATGACTCTCTCGACGCGGCCCTGGCCGACTGACGTGACAGCGGTGTCCGGAACGTTGCATTCCGGGCACGTAGTACGTGTCACAACTTCCGTACCCAAGAAGTGGGTGTTCTCACGGTCCGGTCGGGCAGGAGACATCTGAATCCGTTGAATCAGTCAGTATCTGTTTTCCGTGAACAGGCGAATCGGTGAGGTGAAGCGCTGATGAGCACCACCCGGCCGTACCCGCCGGGCGATCTCGGCCCGGAGTCGGGCGGCGCCGGTGCTTCCGCCGCCGCCCCGGCTGCCGCCATCCCGGCCGGCCAGATCCGCCGGCTGCGCCTGGCGGGCACCCGAGGGGCCGTGGCCCGTGGCCGTGACTTCGCCCGGCAGGCCCTGCACGACTGGGGCTGGCTGCCGGCGGCCGGCGCGGACCAGCGGGCCGCGGCGGAGGATGTGCTGCTCGTCGTCTCGGAGCTGGTCACCAACGCCTGTCTGCACGCCGAGGGGCCGGAGGAGCTGCGACTGCGCTGTACCGGCAAAGTGCTGCGCCTGGAGGTCAGCGACCTCGGTACGGGCTCACCGGCTCCGCGCAGCCCGCACCGTCCGGGGCGCCCCGGCGGTCACGGCATGTTCATCGTGCAGCGGCTGTGCCTGGACTGGGGCGTGGTGCGCAACGCCGACGGCACGGGCAAGACCGTATGGGCGGAGCTCGCCGCTCCGTCCTGAGAAGGCGGCTTCGTCGGAGAAGAGTTGAGCGCGGGCCGGTGGGCCCGCGCTTCGTCGTTTCCGGAATCCCCTCTTCGGCGCATCCGGAACCCCGTGCTCCCGGCCGGAATTCCGCGCCGCCCCGGGCCCGGAGCGATCGGGGCTGTGCTGTGCCTTCCCTCGGCAAGGTCCCCGGCGTACCTTGACGGCCAATCTGATGTGCCGTCAGAACGTCCGGCGGCGCGCTCCCGGGAGAAGGGGAACCGAGGTGGCCCGCTTCTACGAACAGCACGGCAGGCGCCCGAGCCGGGCGGCCGGTCTCGCCGTGGCCGTGGCGATGGCGGCGGGGTCCGCGGTGATGCTCACCGCGCCGGCCGCCCATGCCGAGGTCATCGACGTCAACTACCAGTGCAAAACGCCGATCGGCAACAAGGGGGCGGTCTCGCCCATCGACATCAAGAGCACCCCCAGCGGCGGCGCGTACAAGCTCGTCATGTCCTTCCAGAAGGGGGTCTCCTCCAGCCCCGTCGAGCTGGGCAAGGGCGCCATGAAGCCGAGCGCGCTGATCCAGCTGGGCGGCGCGGAGAGCGGTACGGTGCCGGTCGCCGGGCCGCCCAACGACCAGGCGATTCCGGCCAACACCCCCATCAAGATCAGTGACTTGAGCGGCACCTACACGCCCAAGGGCAGCGGCAAGGTCACCTTCACGGCCTCCACCCTCACGATCAAGGCGCTGGGCACCACCACCACCTGCACACCCAGCAACCATCCGAAGCCCTCGCTGTCCCTGGACGTGAAGGGTTCCGGCGGAGCCTCGGGAAGCACCGGAGGTTCCGCCACGGGTGGCGCCTCCGCCGGCGGGCAGCTGCCGCAGACCGGGCCCGCGGACTCCGCCGTCGCGCTGGGCACCCTCGGCGGCACGGTGCTGCTGGCCGGTGCGGCCGGTGCGCTCTGGCTGACCCGCCGTCACCAGCGGGTGTGACCCGACGCGCGGGAGG
This genomic stretch from Streptomyces nigrescens harbors:
- a CDS encoding allantoate amidohydrolase; translated protein: MWEELRPLGRDSSSGGYRRYAWTGADTDCRAWFRAQAEARGLTYELDRNGNQWAWLGATGYQDVAPGDAVVTGSHLDSVPDGGAFDGPLGVVSSFAALDELRRRGAEFDKPLAIVNFGDEEGARFGLACVGSRLAAGALTTEAAHRLRDGDGITLPQAMERAGYDPEAIGPDPERLARIGAFVELHVEQGRALDLSGDPVGIASAIWPHGRWRFDFHGEANHAGTTRLDDRRDPMLSYAATVLAAREQARLAGALATFGKISVEPNGVNAIPSLVRGWLDSRAADQDTLDTVITGIERAAAERAARDGVDLTVVRESFTPVVEFQHALRDELSAILGKTGERAVPVLGTGAGHDAGILSGTVPTAMLFVRNPTGVSHSPAEAADEDDCVAGVTALADVLEGLACR
- a CDS encoding formimidoylglutamate deiminase; protein product: MPLTPQATPTTYWLEHAWLGTHVEPGVAVDTADGRITAVRTGADTPPPGATALRGLTLPGLANAHSHAFHRALRATVQVGTGTFWTWREIMYSVAGRLTPDTYYALARAAYAEMALAGITCVGEFHYLHHAPGGTRYSDPNAMGEALLSAAAEAGIRITLLDTAYLSAGFGAPPNHHQLRFSDGTADRWAERADALKERAHARIGAAIHSVRAVPADQLGAVADWARARQAPLHVHLSEQTAENDACRDAHGVTPTRLLADRGVLGPRTTAVHATHLTDEDITLLGDSHTGVCMCPTTERDLADGIGPAAQLQGRGSPLSLGSDSHAVIDLLEEARAMELDERLRTRTRGHWTAAALLRAASADGHAALGWDDAGTLEAGALADLTTIALDSVRTAGPLPRLAAETAVFAASAADVRHTIVGGRQIVRDGVHTLVPDVPTALAASIAAVRG
- the hutI gene encoding imidazolonepropionase yields the protein MTTTSAPTTAITHIAQLVTNDPSLGEGPLGLIQDAAVVIDGDRIAWVGPSSKAPATDNAVDAGGRAAIPGFVDSHSHLVFAGDRTAEFNARMSGRPYSAGGIRTTVAATRAATDEALHANIARYLAEALRQGTTTQETKSGYGLTVEDEARALRIAAEHTDEVTFLGAHIVSPDYADDPAGYVDLVTGPMLDACAPHARWVDVFCEKGAFDGDQARAVLTAGKAKGLVPRVHANQLGHGPGVQLAVELGAASADHCTHLSPADIDALAQSDTVATLLPGAEFSTRARWPDARPLLDAGATVALSTDCNPGSSFTSSMPFCIALAVRDMGMTPDEAVWAATAGGARALRRTDVGRITPGARADLALLDAPSHVHLAYRPGVPLVSAVWHKGVLA
- a CDS encoding SUKH-4 family immunity protein, whose amino-acid sequence is MSNGVRGPSDAVTDDPARWAAVDRPAVRAHFDATAGAHSVWREVFEQAEAIFGGAEVPPAEFASWLHFAATVLGHDAYAARIAAAEPGMPWRTVWAWWRPAGRCVAQPERLTEYEAAFYECGGRTLLHVETADDSGLLLDLETGIRVPAPSAADVSPSAPPRRCGGDGEALGDFRLSAPEAWAYADPLPAPDGRTWHLVQHDAHGLALLETDPVVLRDWPRGGIDHTSAEEGMPGRVPFLPPSAEPLTASRVDAAFAPAPVVRFPEEALPAGLRDSAARAFLREVGLPRQWRSYKADFVLRPDDEPAEVDESAVAGVRLPDGTVAADLLASAAPSTVRCICTAMTGRCTSPRRRRSSANRARSWWSWRPAWRSSPLSGGRAPVSERRVGPLSGGAGHDRGVRRGDGRARAGTARPGDSPGGAVEPLHLGPHRVGR
- a CDS encoding RNA polymerase sigma factor SigF, coding for MSPRLDELRTDDTRQSASSTPPSDPTGQIPAQSLPVESDLAEMTEVDDLPEIPPFDEVGPVDARALSKTLFERLETLEEGTHEFAYVRNTLVELNLALVKFAASRFRSRSEPMEDIVQVGTIGLIKAIDRFELSRGVEFPTFAMPTIVGEIKRFFRDTSWSVRVPRRLQELRLDLAKAGDELAQKLDRAPTVHELAARLDISRDEVVEGMAASNAYTASSLDAQPEEDDSEGALADRIGYEDHGLEGIEYVESLKPLIAELPPRDRKILSLRFVANMTQSEIGEELGISQMHVSRLLSRTLVRLRKGLMIEE
- a CDS encoding STAS domain-containing protein, which gives rise to MDRGTVGSASRGRLHVEIRHHGASAVVTVSGELDHHTADLLRESLEGCVDDGYARLVVDCSPLEFMDSTGLNVLLGARLKAEAEGGGVHLAGMQPVVARVFEITGAEAVFTVHDSLDAALAD
- a CDS encoding ATP-binding protein, with the protein product MSTTRPYPPGDLGPESGGAGASAAAPAAAIPAGQIRRLRLAGTRGAVARGRDFARQALHDWGWLPAAGADQRAAAEDVLLVVSELVTNACLHAEGPEELRLRCTGKVLRLEVSDLGTGSPAPRSPHRPGRPGGHGMFIVQRLCLDWGVVRNADGTGKTVWAELAAPS
- a CDS encoding LPXTG cell wall anchor domain-containing protein — translated: MARFYEQHGRRPSRAAGLAVAVAMAAGSAVMLTAPAAHAEVIDVNYQCKTPIGNKGAVSPIDIKSTPSGGAYKLVMSFQKGVSSSPVELGKGAMKPSALIQLGGAESGTVPVAGPPNDQAIPANTPIKISDLSGTYTPKGSGKVTFTASTLTIKALGTTTTCTPSNHPKPSLSLDVKGSGGASGSTGGSATGGASAGGQLPQTGPADSAVALGTLGGTVLLAGAAGALWLTRRHQRV